The following proteins are encoded in a genomic region of Fervidobacterium pennivorans DSM 9078:
- a CDS encoding sensor histidine kinase has protein sequence MKNLKLTTKLALVNTFATVILVSFVLGLTYLYFYKLAMRPVLEDFSNPGRFVTVVSTPFGKQYIVLRWDVYVADLEERVVVNDPYGIGLVEETGLKKIGNRYFYMMSVQNVIVGKEITAVIRFLENIRKLFILAILLLAIGVAVFTYFLTRKNVKELKEFIAQIELLGGTDVTKRVEMATTTYELKELVQKFNELMERIERSYKAQEAFVSAVSHELRTPVATLVGYVNMLKRWGMNNENVLRESVQAIEESSKEIKQIIENMLLIARVETLTEENIELESFCEELLHQKFRNRNHESIDVEIRGKGTMKTNREGLGIILTILLDNAFNHGAPPYLIEIKNNEIAVVNHGEKIPEEVIPKIFERFFKGEKSTGTGLGLYIANEIAKKLGLKIQVDSNEERTIFKIVKD, from the coding sequence GTGAAGAACTTGAAACTAACCACTAAGCTTGCGCTTGTAAATACTTTTGCAACGGTCATTCTGGTTTCGTTCGTTTTAGGACTTACTTATCTATACTTCTACAAGCTCGCCATGAGACCTGTCCTTGAAGATTTTTCCAACCCCGGAAGGTTTGTAACCGTTGTTTCTACACCTTTTGGTAAGCAATACATTGTGTTAAGATGGGATGTATATGTTGCAGATTTGGAAGAACGGGTAGTAGTTAATGACCCATATGGAATAGGTCTAGTTGAAGAAACGGGGTTAAAGAAAATAGGAAATCGCTATTTTTACATGATGTCCGTTCAAAATGTGATAGTAGGAAAGGAAATAACTGCAGTAATCAGATTTCTCGAAAACATTCGGAAGCTTTTTATCCTCGCTATTTTGCTTCTTGCAATAGGTGTAGCAGTGTTTACTTACTTTCTGACAAGGAAGAACGTTAAAGAATTGAAGGAGTTCATAGCACAAATTGAATTGCTTGGTGGCACGGATGTTACAAAAAGAGTTGAGATGGCGACTACCACGTATGAATTGAAAGAGCTGGTTCAAAAGTTCAACGAATTGATGGAAAGAATAGAGAGGTCCTATAAAGCTCAAGAAGCTTTTGTTTCGGCCGTATCGCACGAATTAAGAACACCTGTTGCAACGTTGGTAGGTTATGTTAATATGCTTAAACGTTGGGGTATGAACAACGAGAATGTTTTGAGGGAGTCAGTTCAGGCAATAGAGGAAAGTAGTAAAGAGATAAAACAAATAATTGAAAACATGCTCTTGATTGCGAGGGTGGAAACTCTTACAGAGGAGAATATAGAACTAGAGAGCTTTTGCGAAGAGTTACTTCACCAGAAATTTAGAAACAGAAATCATGAATCTATCGATGTGGAAATTCGTGGGAAAGGAACAATGAAAACAAATAGGGAAGGACTGGGTATAATTTTGACGATATTGCTTGACAACGCTTTCAACCATGGGGCACCTCCCTACTTAATTGAAATAAAAAACAACGAAATCGCAGTTGTTAACCATGGTGAAAAGATACCAGAAGAGGTTATTCCAAAAATCTTTGAACGCTTTTTCAAAGGTGAGAAATCAACAGGCACAGGTTTGGGGCTTTATATTGCAAACGAAATTGCTAAAAAGTTGGGTTTGAAGATACAAGTTGATAGTAACGAAGAAAGAACTATTTTTAAGATAGTGAAAGATTGA
- the rpiB gene encoding ribose 5-phosphate isomerase B — MKIAIGSDHAAFELKERVKEHLQKAGIEVIDCGTYSIESVDYPDYAKKVAEKVTSKECDFGILMCGTGIGMSIAANKIKGVRAALCLFPEMAAYARKHNDANILVLPGRLMGIELAKWTVDAFLNSSFEGGRHERRVKKIEELEK; from the coding sequence ATGAAAATAGCAATAGGTAGTGACCACGCTGCTTTTGAATTGAAGGAGAGAGTAAAGGAACATCTTCAGAAGGCAGGTATAGAAGTTATCGATTGTGGCACCTATTCGATTGAAAGTGTTGATTATCCTGACTACGCGAAAAAGGTTGCAGAAAAAGTTACAAGCAAAGAATGTGATTTTGGAATCCTTATGTGTGGAACAGGGATAGGAATGTCTATTGCAGCAAATAAGATAAAGGGTGTTCGTGCTGCGCTTTGCTTGTTCCCAGAGATGGCTGCGTATGCACGCAAGCATAACGACGCAAATATTCTGGTTCTACCTGGGCGATTGATGGGAATAGAGTTGGCAAAGTGGACTGTCGACGCGTTTTTGAATTCCTCTTTTGAGGGTGGAAGACATGAAAGAAGAGTTAAGAAAATCGAGGAGCTCGAGAAATAA
- a CDS encoding cyclic 2,3-diphosphoglycerate synthase, producing the protein MEKRRRRVIILGAAGRDFHNFNTFFRNNPDYEVVAFTATQIPDIAGRIYPPELAGPLYPNGIPIEDEAQLPELIKKYDVDEVILAYSDLPHQYVMERAAIALAAGADFKLMGPDSTMIESTKPVVSVCAVRTGCGKSQTTRRVLDILRSKGLKVISIRHPMPYGDLVAQKVQRFADYSDLDKHNCTIEEREEYEPHIDRKSVIYAGVDYEAILRAAEAENPDIILWDGGNNDFPFYKTDLHIVVVDPHRPGHEVTYYPGMTNLLMADVIVINKEETANRDDIETVRKNIAKWNPNAIVVDAASPIFVDDPSLIRGKKVLVVEDGPTLTHGDMRYGAGYVAAKRFGAKEIIDPRPFAVGSIVDTYKKYSHLDVILPAMGYGEKQMKELEETINKSDAEVVIIGTPIDLRRVLKLNKPAVRVRYELQEIGEPTLDQILTDFLKKKGLLK; encoded by the coding sequence ATGGAAAAAAGAAGGAGAAGAGTTATTATACTTGGCGCTGCCGGTAGGGACTTCCACAACTTTAACACGTTCTTTAGGAACAACCCTGATTATGAGGTTGTAGCTTTCACTGCTACACAGATTCCTGATATAGCTGGTAGAATTTATCCTCCTGAACTTGCTGGTCCACTCTATCCAAATGGAATCCCTATCGAAGATGAAGCACAGCTTCCAGAACTCATAAAAAAATACGATGTAGATGAAGTTATTCTTGCTTATAGCGATTTACCACATCAGTATGTGATGGAAAGAGCAGCAATTGCCCTTGCTGCTGGTGCTGACTTCAAACTCATGGGTCCAGATTCAACAATGATAGAATCAACTAAACCTGTTGTTTCTGTATGCGCTGTACGAACTGGTTGTGGAAAGAGTCAGACAACAAGAAGGGTGCTTGACATTTTAAGAAGCAAAGGACTCAAGGTAATCTCTATAAGACACCCAATGCCTTACGGTGACTTGGTTGCACAAAAGGTTCAAAGATTCGCGGATTATTCAGATTTAGACAAACACAATTGTACAATTGAAGAAAGAGAAGAGTACGAACCACACATCGACAGAAAGAGCGTAATTTACGCTGGAGTTGATTACGAAGCTATTCTCAGAGCAGCAGAGGCGGAAAATCCAGATATTATCCTCTGGGATGGTGGTAACAACGACTTCCCATTCTACAAAACGGACTTACACATCGTTGTAGTTGACCCACACAGACCAGGTCATGAAGTCACCTACTACCCCGGAATGACAAATCTACTTATGGCAGACGTAATAGTTATTAACAAAGAGGAAACAGCAAATAGAGATGACATTGAAACAGTTAGAAAGAACATTGCTAAATGGAATCCTAATGCAATAGTAGTTGATGCCGCTTCCCCAATTTTCGTTGATGATCCATCACTGATAAGAGGGAAAAAGGTCTTAGTTGTCGAAGATGGCCCAACCCTAACACACGGCGATATGAGATACGGTGCCGGATACGTTGCAGCAAAGAGGTTTGGAGCAAAAGAAATAATTGACCCAAGACCATTCGCAGTTGGTTCAATTGTTGACACATACAAGAAATACAGCCACTTAGATGTTATACTTCCAGCAATGGGTTACGGTGAAAAGCAAATGAAAGAATTAGAGGAAACAATCAACAAGTCTGATGCAGAAGTCGTTATAATAGGCACACCTATCGATTTGAGAAGGGTTTTGAAACTCAACAAGCCTGCAGTCAGAGTTAGATACGAACTCCAAGAGATAGGCGAACCAACACTTGACCAAATTCTTACAGACTTCCTCAAGAAAAAAGGACTTTTGAAGTAA
- a CDS encoding maltose ABC transporter substrate-binding protein, with amino-acid sequence MRKWLTVVLAVLFVFLAFAQAKKITIWTSEAQVPILKKLADQYKAKYGVQVDVIQVNFGDIKSKFLTAAPAGEGPDIIVGAHDWVGELVVNGLLEPINLPEKEKYFPAPLQGFTYNGKLYGVPYAFDGPALMYNKDYVQNPPKTFDELIALAKKIEKDYGGEVRGFIYDYKNFYFSSFAFFGMGGYVFGTDKTGKINVKDVGLANAGAIEGLKLIKKLVDEKILTPGDNYNTMDGLFKDGLAAMILNGPWAVPGYKQAGINFDVAPIPDLPGGKKPKPFFGAQGFMVNAKSKNKLFALDFLTKFIATKDIMYQIWQADPRCPSRTDVNELVMAKDPLTKKFADFLGKYGLPMPNVPEMAAVWGAMGDALAKALDQGVPAEKALADAVAQIKAQIK; translated from the coding sequence ATGAGAAAGTGGCTAACAGTTGTTTTGGCAGTTCTTTTTGTTTTCTTGGCATTTGCTCAAGCCAAGAAAATCACTATTTGGACATCAGAAGCGCAGGTTCCTATTCTTAAGAAGCTTGCAGACCAGTACAAAGCGAAGTACGGTGTTCAGGTTGATGTTATTCAGGTCAATTTTGGGGATATCAAATCAAAATTCTTGACAGCAGCACCTGCAGGTGAAGGTCCGGATATCATTGTTGGAGCACACGACTGGGTCGGAGAACTTGTTGTTAACGGGTTGCTTGAACCAATTAACCTCCCAGAAAAAGAAAAATACTTCCCAGCTCCACTTCAAGGATTTACTTACAACGGTAAGCTTTACGGTGTTCCATATGCATTCGATGGTCCAGCACTAATGTACAACAAAGACTACGTCCAGAACCCACCAAAAACATTTGATGAGCTCATCGCACTTGCAAAGAAAATAGAAAAAGACTATGGTGGAGAAGTTAGAGGATTTATTTACGACTACAAAAACTTCTACTTCAGCTCATTTGCATTCTTTGGTATGGGTGGTTACGTGTTCGGAACTGATAAGACAGGAAAAATCAATGTGAAAGATGTTGGGCTTGCAAATGCTGGAGCGATTGAAGGTCTTAAACTTATTAAGAAACTTGTTGACGAAAAGATACTTACACCTGGCGACAACTACAACACAATGGATGGTCTGTTCAAAGACGGTTTGGCAGCAATGATACTCAACGGTCCATGGGCAGTTCCTGGTTACAAACAGGCTGGTATCAATTTCGATGTCGCTCCAATTCCAGACCTTCCTGGTGGAAAGAAACCAAAGCCATTCTTTGGTGCACAAGGATTCATGGTTAATGCAAAGAGTAAAAACAAACTCTTCGCACTTGACTTCTTGACAAAATTCATAGCAACAAAAGATATCATGTACCAGATTTGGCAAGCAGACCCAAGATGTCCATCTAGAACAGATGTTAACGAACTCGTTATGGCAAAAGACCCACTTACAAAGAAGTTTGCCGACTTCCTTGGAAAATATGGTCTTCCAATGCCAAACGTACCAGAAATGGCTGCTGTCTGGGGAGCCATGGGTGATGCTCTCGCAAAAGCACTTGACCAGGGTGTTCCAGCAGAAAAGGCTCTTGCTGATGCAGTTGCCCAGATAAAAGCACAGATTAAATAA
- a CDS encoding histone deacetylase family protein, translating into MLNGEKSCLFFCADLNEYFVPKKEIDKGKFIRNPEKPNRLRFVLQYLQERFPAIQPLQFSEEHILKVHSEKYFNYLVKKSQEVEDEYLPEVFFVDQIFDTGTPIKKEIFFAAKRAVDIVLSATKYAFEQKVITYALTRPPGHHAMVNYGGGYCYFNNAAVAARYLEEKGMRVAVLDLDFHHGNGTQDIFYKDPNVLYVSIHGDPRKFYPWFSGYETECGEGNAYGTNLNIPLPENSDINAYGEALKKAIQKLKDFKPDALMISFGTDTHIKDPVGRFALLSKDYKTIGSLIANSLVSDYLVIVHEGGYNSRSNLVAVKNFLAGLLGE; encoded by the coding sequence ATGTTAAATGGTGAAAAAAGCTGTTTGTTTTTCTGCGCTGACTTGAATGAGTATTTTGTCCCGAAAAAAGAAATAGATAAAGGAAAATTTATAAGAAATCCTGAGAAACCAAACAGGTTAAGGTTTGTTTTGCAGTATCTTCAAGAAAGATTCCCAGCAATTCAACCATTGCAGTTCAGCGAGGAACATATTCTTAAAGTACACAGCGAAAAGTATTTTAACTACTTAGTCAAGAAATCTCAGGAAGTGGAGGACGAATACCTCCCAGAAGTATTTTTTGTTGACCAAATATTTGATACCGGAACCCCTATCAAGAAAGAGATTTTCTTTGCAGCCAAAAGGGCTGTGGATATAGTTCTCAGTGCAACAAAATATGCTTTCGAGCAAAAAGTTATAACGTACGCGCTTACACGACCACCGGGACACCATGCGATGGTCAATTATGGTGGTGGATATTGTTATTTCAACAACGCTGCAGTTGCAGCTAGGTACCTTGAAGAAAAAGGTATGCGGGTTGCTGTTCTTGACTTAGATTTCCACCACGGCAATGGGACGCAGGATATATTTTACAAAGACCCAAACGTGCTTTACGTTTCTATACATGGAGACCCCAGAAAGTTTTACCCGTGGTTCAGCGGTTACGAGACAGAATGTGGAGAAGGGAACGCGTATGGAACGAATTTAAATATTCCTTTGCCTGAGAACTCAGATATAAATGCATATGGCGAGGCTTTAAAAAAGGCTATTCAAAAGTTGAAGGACTTTAAACCAGACGCGCTTATGATTTCTTTCGGTACAGACACGCACATAAAAGACCCTGTTGGAAGATTCGCTCTCTTGTCTAAAGACTACAAAACTATTGGCTCTTTGATAGCTAATTCTTTAGTGAGTGACTATCTCGTTATTGTGCATGAAGGTGGTTACAACTCAAGGTCTAACCTTGTAGCAGTCAAAAATTTCCTTGCAGGTCTTCTTGGAGAATAG
- a CDS encoding GatB/YqeY domain-containing protein, whose amino-acid sequence MGLKEKILNDMKEAMKNKDEIRLRVLRSIKTAIGYFEVEGEKKEASDEDVQKIILKEIKKRQESIEAYRTAGREDLAKAEEEELKILEEYAPKMLSKEEIEQIVSAVISELNATPKDFGKVMKEVMARVKGSADGKLVNEVVKELLK is encoded by the coding sequence ATGGGACTTAAGGAAAAAATACTCAATGACATGAAAGAGGCTATGAAAAATAAAGATGAAATAAGATTACGAGTTTTAAGGTCGATAAAAACGGCTATAGGTTATTTCGAAGTTGAAGGAGAGAAAAAAGAGGCGTCCGACGAAGACGTGCAAAAGATTATCCTTAAAGAAATTAAAAAGCGTCAAGAATCAATAGAGGCATACAGGACTGCAGGTAGGGAAGACTTAGCAAAAGCTGAAGAAGAAGAGCTCAAAATACTAGAGGAATACGCGCCTAAGATGCTTTCCAAAGAGGAGATAGAACAGATCGTTTCAGCTGTAATATCAGAACTGAATGCTACACCTAAAGACTTTGGAAAGGTTATGAAAGAAGTAATGGCAAGGGTCAAAGGCTCTGCCGATGGAAAATTAGTGAACGAAGTTGTAAAGGAGCTCCTCAAGTGA
- a CDS encoding response regulator transcription factor, with protein MENAPKILIVEDDRKLRRLLEMELEHAGYKVASFDNGIDALENFKQLAPDLVILDIMLPDMDGYEIAQNLRKLSPDVLILMLTALGMKKDKLTGFESGADDYLTKPFDNEELLARIKALLRRKHIDVSRPYRIGRLEIYEDRRTVYYDGKEIDLTKTEFELLMYLVKNRNRAVSKEEILNAVWGIDYYGSDNTVEVYINYLRKKLSPDLIKTVRGIGYRLVGEELETNH; from the coding sequence ATGGAAAACGCTCCAAAAATTCTGATTGTTGAAGATGACAGAAAACTTCGCCGACTTCTAGAGATGGAACTTGAACATGCAGGTTACAAAGTAGCTTCATTTGATAATGGTATAGATGCTCTTGAGAATTTCAAGCAATTAGCACCAGATTTAGTGATACTCGATATAATGCTTCCAGATATGGACGGTTATGAAATAGCGCAAAATCTAAGAAAACTTAGTCCAGATGTGCTAATCTTGATGCTCACAGCTCTTGGGATGAAAAAAGATAAACTTACAGGATTTGAGTCAGGAGCAGATGATTACCTTACAAAGCCTTTTGATAATGAAGAACTCTTAGCTCGTATTAAAGCACTTTTAAGAAGAAAGCATATCGATGTCTCAAGACCATACAGGATAGGTCGTTTAGAAATCTACGAAGATAGAAGAACTGTGTACTATGATGGTAAAGAAATTGACCTAACAAAAACTGAGTTTGAGTTGTTGATGTATTTAGTTAAAAACAGAAATCGAGCTGTTAGCAAAGAAGAAATACTAAATGCTGTTTGGGGCATAGATTATTATGGTTCAGACAACACTGTGGAGGTTTACATAAATTACCTCAGAAAAAAGCTCTCACCTGATTTGATAAAAACAGTGAGGGGAATAGGTTACAGACTGGTTGGTGAAGAACTTGAAACTAACCACTAA
- a CDS encoding STAS domain-containing protein — protein sequence MYTHTEQFGVVIVSLEGDITMQNAMTLRNWVVDNLIKKGKSKIVFDFTRVNSVDSFGLGTFVSLHKTALSANGTIAFANVNDNVKKLLTMTALDKVIKVFPSVMDAVNSIK from the coding sequence ATGTACACACACACTGAACAATTTGGCGTAGTTATTGTTTCTCTTGAAGGCGACATCACTATGCAAAATGCGATGACTTTAAGAAATTGGGTGGTCGACAACCTTATCAAGAAAGGCAAGTCAAAAATCGTTTTTGATTTCACAAGAGTTAATTCTGTTGACAGTTTTGGACTGGGCACATTTGTTAGTTTGCACAAAACTGCCCTGTCTGCGAACGGAACTATAGCTTTTGCCAACGTCAACGACAACGTTAAAAAGCTCCTTACAATGACGGCTTTGGACAAGGTTATTAAAGTATTCCCATCAGTTATGGACGCTGTTAACTCTATTAAATAG
- the lexA gene encoding transcriptional repressor LexA: MRELTERQRRIYEFIKEYITIKGYAPSIRDVARHFKMTPRGAQQHIIALEKKGYIKRSKGARAITLADRKESIVVPVKGKIAAGQAIEMFEEVDEEIEVPIEMLRGYGEYFALKVQGDSMTNAHIIDGDYVILKKQYTAENNSIVAAVIDDKITLKRFILKDNLVELVPENESYPIMRYEPKKVRIIGKMVGLIRIIR, from the coding sequence ATGAGAGAATTAACCGAAAGACAAAGGCGAATCTACGAATTTATAAAAGAGTACATAACAATAAAGGGTTACGCGCCTTCGATTAGAGATGTTGCTCGACATTTTAAAATGACGCCTAGAGGAGCTCAACAACATATTATCGCACTTGAAAAGAAAGGATATATAAAACGTTCCAAAGGTGCGAGGGCAATAACGCTTGCTGATCGCAAGGAAAGTATAGTAGTCCCCGTTAAGGGAAAGATAGCTGCCGGTCAAGCCATAGAAATGTTTGAAGAAGTTGACGAAGAGATAGAAGTTCCTATCGAAATGCTTCGAGGCTACGGCGAATATTTTGCTCTCAAAGTTCAAGGAGATAGCATGACAAATGCACACATTATTGACGGAGACTACGTCATACTTAAGAAACAATACACAGCAGAAAACAACTCAATAGTAGCTGCGGTGATTGATGATAAAATAACTTTGAAAAGATTCATTTTAAAAGACAATTTAGTGGAACTTGTTCCAGAAAATGAGTCGTATCCAATTATGCGATATGAACCAAAAAAAGTTAGAATCATTGGGAAAATGGTGGGATTAATAAGGATTATAAGATAA
- a CDS encoding STAS domain-containing protein → MQKSVMGDVVKFVIPEELELTNAQQIKKMIYEDAFEKGFKKVILDFSKTKYIDSTGLGVMVAIHKQALMNAGAVVFLHLDSNIKNLLKMTALDRILNIYDNEEEAVEFLNK, encoded by the coding sequence ATGCAAAAAAGTGTAATGGGGGATGTTGTAAAATTTGTTATACCAGAGGAGTTAGAACTAACCAATGCGCAACAAATCAAGAAAATGATTTATGAAGACGCTTTTGAAAAAGGGTTCAAGAAGGTAATTCTAGACTTTTCAAAGACGAAATATATCGATTCTACAGGATTGGGAGTGATGGTTGCGATACATAAGCAAGCGCTTATGAACGCAGGTGCTGTTGTCTTTTTACACCTTGATAGCAATATAAAAAATTTGCTCAAAATGACAGCGCTCGACAGGATTTTGAATATATACGATAATGAAGAGGAAGCTGTCGAATTTTTAAATAAGTAA
- a CDS encoding ABC transporter permease subunit: MMKFWKVLGYIMLVAFTVFSILGAIFLFGRGFYELSVTLFVLIFLIDFFILNRNAYPYRYMIPALILLFILVLYPIAFTIRTAFTNYGTGHIMTRQEVVERLLVDPIYTYIVPDSSPLTYSVYVRFEGTQPTNDFKVIVSIGSDYYVAREYRVLKSEAGQLILGEAELIKLNESGLSLERQNGKIELIRDNGKIFRYFYNPEDSETYINEDYFKYSILFPIMSKIEFVDSNSSRFAIRQNEEGKFLMYNIRHLYKLGLAETIEKGKSIVKTVLINTITNRPLIEENGTFYDINEKGEKVVVAGYISYYGLKNFTRIFTDPTVSGPFAKIFVWNFTWAALSVLFTFVIGLILALVLNNPNLRGRAIYRSLLIIPWAIPAFISVLVWKNGFFNETYGILNKFIITQLFGKEPIRWFNDPFWAKVAVLTVNTWLGFPYMMVVSLGALQSIPEDYYEAAAIDGANKWQRFWKITFPLLMTTVAPLLVGSFAFNFNNFVNIYLLTGGGPAMPNTTTPAGSTDILISYTYKLAFEGGRGQDFGFASAISIIIFFIVGTLSFINFRLSGSFEEVNR; this comes from the coding sequence CTGATGAAATTTTGGAAAGTTCTTGGTTACATAATGCTCGTAGCATTCACTGTTTTCAGCATACTTGGGGCCATCTTCCTTTTTGGAAGAGGTTTTTACGAATTGTCTGTAACACTCTTTGTTTTGATATTCCTAATAGACTTTTTTATTCTTAATAGAAACGCCTATCCATATCGCTACATGATACCGGCTTTGATTTTACTTTTTATTCTTGTTCTCTATCCAATTGCGTTTACAATTAGAACTGCATTTACAAATTATGGAACTGGTCACATTATGACACGCCAAGAGGTTGTCGAGAGATTGCTGGTTGACCCGATTTATACTTACATTGTTCCAGATAGTTCGCCACTAACTTACAGCGTTTATGTAAGGTTCGAAGGGACTCAGCCAACGAATGATTTTAAGGTTATTGTATCTATTGGTTCAGATTACTATGTTGCTCGCGAATACCGTGTTCTGAAAAGTGAAGCAGGTCAATTGATATTAGGTGAAGCCGAATTGATAAAGCTTAACGAAAGTGGATTAAGTTTAGAAAGGCAAAACGGAAAAATAGAGCTCATTAGAGATAACGGAAAGATTTTCAGGTACTTTTACAACCCTGAAGATAGTGAAACATACATAAATGAAGATTATTTCAAGTATTCAATACTGTTCCCAATTATGAGTAAAATAGAATTCGTTGACAGCAATAGCAGTAGATTTGCAATTAGGCAAAATGAGGAAGGCAAGTTTTTAATGTACAATATTAGGCACTTGTATAAACTTGGCCTTGCTGAAACGATAGAGAAGGGGAAAAGTATAGTAAAGACTGTTCTCATAAATACCATCACGAATAGGCCTCTAATCGAGGAGAATGGTACGTTTTACGATATAAATGAAAAGGGAGAAAAGGTGGTCGTTGCTGGATACATCTCTTACTATGGTTTGAAGAATTTTACGAGAATATTCACAGATCCAACCGTTTCTGGTCCATTCGCGAAAATATTCGTTTGGAACTTTACATGGGCAGCTTTGAGTGTCTTGTTCACTTTTGTTATAGGTTTGATACTTGCCCTTGTTCTTAATAATCCAAACCTAAGAGGACGCGCAATTTACAGGTCGCTCTTAATTATACCTTGGGCAATACCCGCTTTCATATCTGTTCTCGTTTGGAAGAACGGGTTCTTCAATGAAACATATGGAATTTTAAACAAGTTTATAATCACTCAACTTTTTGGTAAAGAACCCATCAGGTGGTTCAATGACCCATTCTGGGCTAAAGTCGCTGTATTGACAGTTAATACATGGCTTGGTTTCCCATACATGATGGTAGTTTCACTGGGGGCTTTGCAAAGTATTCCTGAAGATTACTACGAAGCTGCTGCTATCGATGGCGCTAACAAATGGCAAAGATTTTGGAAGATTACATTCCCATTGCTTATGACTACTGTTGCGCCTTTACTGGTTGGTAGTTTTGCGTTCAATTTCAACAACTTTGTCAACATATACCTCCTTACCGGTGGTGGACCTGCAATGCCAAATACAACAACACCTGCTGGTTCCACAGATATTTTGATTTCCTACACATACAAACTTGCTTTCGAAGGAGGACGTGGTCAAGATTTCGGTTTCGCTTCAGCGATATCTATTATCATATTCTTCATAGTCGGAACACTGAGCTTTATCAACTTCCGCCTGTCTGGGTCCTTTGAGGAGGTGAATAGATAA
- a CDS encoding radical SAM protein has product MNQVELKEKAGERKPKIFPVFLPNLGCKTRCVYCNQVIMTGETIPNIDKIAEEVASVTQIDEIAYYGGTFTGLKLELMEKLLSIRPDIPKRVSTRPDVIDENIVEILKRGNVKTIELGIESIDDEVLFHSKRNYSSRDIFKAISLLKGNFEIVAHLMTGLPKDSREKDLESVRLLINEGIRTFRIHPTIVFRNTELEGLFEKGLYKPQTLEEATSVVAEMVIIAEGKDGKVIRIGYHIPQSQLKFVVAGPYHPSFGDLVRSRIIRMIVERFEVKHIAYSRRFTSWIKAYGNENLQVKFLELAEEENIFFDGIPLSEMLKKYSAVI; this is encoded by the coding sequence GTGAATCAGGTGGAATTAAAAGAAAAAGCAGGTGAAAGAAAACCTAAGATATTTCCAGTCTTTCTACCGAACCTTGGTTGTAAGACACGTTGTGTTTATTGTAACCAGGTAATTATGACGGGAGAAACGATCCCAAATATTGACAAGATTGCTGAAGAAGTAGCATCTGTAACCCAGATAGATGAGATAGCATACTACGGTGGCACGTTTACAGGCTTGAAGTTGGAGCTAATGGAAAAGTTACTTTCGATAAGACCGGACATACCAAAAAGAGTCTCCACTAGGCCCGATGTTATAGATGAAAATATTGTTGAAATTTTAAAAAGAGGGAACGTAAAAACGATAGAATTAGGCATTGAAAGTATCGATGATGAAGTACTTTTCCACTCCAAACGAAATTATTCGAGCCGCGATATTTTTAAAGCGATATCACTATTAAAAGGCAATTTTGAAATTGTTGCACATTTGATGACCGGACTTCCTAAAGATAGCAGAGAGAAAGATTTGGAAAGTGTTAGACTTCTTATCAATGAAGGTATTAGAACTTTTAGAATACATCCTACAATTGTTTTTAGAAACACGGAGCTAGAAGGTCTTTTTGAAAAAGGTTTATACAAGCCTCAGACACTCGAAGAAGCCACGTCTGTTGTGGCTGAAATGGTTATAATTGCTGAAGGTAAGGATGGAAAAGTTATCAGAATTGGCTATCATATTCCACAATCTCAATTAAAATTTGTTGTTGCCGGTCCATACCATCCTTCATTTGGTGACTTGGTGCGAAGCAGAATCATAAGAATGATAGTTGAGAGGTTTGAAGTGAAACATATTGCTTATAGTCGAAGATTTACGTCTTGGATTAAAGCTTATGGAAACGAAAATCTCCAAGTAAAATTTCTTGAACTTGCTGAAGAAGAGAATATATTTTTCGATGGGATACCACTTTCAGAGATGTTAAAGAAGTATTCAGCAGTAATTTGA